Within Sphingobacteriales bacterium, the genomic segment CCTTTAAATTCAAGTCCGAGAAGTATGACGGATAATTCTGAAACAGGTTTCCCGATGCCTGAAGTAATTTGATCGATATGTGTTTTATTATTGTTTTTCAGGAAATTATAAACCTGAAGTTCGGCTTCGGAAAGTTCGGCAATTTTACCGGCAATATCATCATGTGTATTTGGTTTAGAAATATCCCATCCGAGATGATAAGCGATGTCTTCAGCATTTTCGACAAGGCAGGCTTTGTTATGTTTGATAAGGCGGTTGCAGCCGGCAGACAACAAATCGTCTGTCCTGCCCGGAATGGCAAAGACTTCACGGTTGTAGGAATTGGCAAGCTCAGCCGTTATCAGTGCCCCGCCTTTTACACCTGTTTCGACTACAAGCACGGCATCAACCATTCCGGCCACAATCCTGTTGCGCTCCGGAAAATTTGGTTTATCTGGCGGAGTTCCCGACAAATATTCTGTTATCAGGCATCCTTTTGAAGCAATTTCTGCTGCAATGGCACGGTGCTGACCGGGATAAATGCTATCGAGCCCATGGCCTAAAACTGCAGCGGTA encodes:
- the dprA gene encoding DNA-protecting protein DprA; its protein translation is MNQDLVYKISLTLVPGVGPVLARNLIAYCGSPEAVFTERKNHLQKVPGIGATIAEAITSFTRFDRAEKEIDFIQKHNIRALFYLDEEYPARLKEVEDAPVVLYVKGKQNLNVAKVLGVVGTRKATFYGKTVSNQIIAALKPFNVLIISGLALGIDYIAHRAALNNDLPTAAVLGHGLDSIYPGQHRAIAAEIASKGCLITEYLSGTPPDKPNFPERNRIVAGMVDAVLVVETGVKGGALITAELANSYNREVFAIPGRTDDLLSAGCNRLIKHNKACLVENAEDIAYHLGWDISKPNTHDDIAGKIAELSEAELQVYNFLKNNNKTHIDQITSGIGKPVSELSVILLGLEFKGLIHTLPGNFYQSV